One window from the genome of Sandaracinaceae bacterium encodes:
- a CDS encoding protein kinase, with protein MARVCQRCSHHNEDHAKFCLSCGAMLEVDASADEGDPLIGKVLLGRYRPISVLGEGGMGKVYLSEQKMGTATRKVAIKTLHPELGNDPQLVARFHRESETVIELRHPNTIQFYDFGELEDGTLIIVMEYIEGKPLANVLEDEGAIDPKRADKIIIQICGSLHEAHQRGVVHRDLKPENVLLTDQGGQSDFVKVLDFGIAKRDDAEDPNQAKLTKQGMVLGTPPYMSPEQFSGQQLDARSDVYSLGVMVYEMVTGSLPFTAATPWEWATKHLTAQPAPLDAHPAGQALPHNKKQAVMRALAKNRDERQDGVLAFLQEFTGYQDADSAWTMATSAGGGIVPKSQPGVARGPAPTPGPMPQTGFGQAATPPPGYASQPGMHSQPGQHGYGSQSGMHSQPGMSPAPGGYGGYGSSPSMGGASYPGYSTGAQPKSGGILGKLVAVAVIGLFVLVGAGGGLAWWMMQDDDPEPVATNNNTTQTGTTGTTGTTPVDPNATPMVPTSPMQPLQPNQPQQPNQPQQPEQPQQPEPEAVQPTEVEQPEDPPATRRGRRGTTRRGPSAADEARARGLAATGLGAARRNDFDGAVASLQQAQRLVGRRSTTTRELQNELSRRGTNQVGILLQQGNCGGAQRLYRQLRSVGAAGNARGQFGDWCPAR; from the coding sequence ATGGCGAGAGTCTGTCAACGCTGCAGCCACCACAACGAAGACCACGCGAAGTTCTGCCTCAGCTGCGGAGCGATGCTGGAGGTGGATGCGTCGGCCGACGAGGGCGATCCGCTCATCGGGAAGGTCTTGCTCGGTCGCTACCGCCCCATCTCGGTCCTCGGCGAGGGCGGCATGGGCAAGGTCTACCTATCCGAGCAGAAGATGGGGACGGCCACCCGCAAGGTCGCCATCAAGACCCTGCATCCGGAGCTCGGCAACGACCCGCAGCTGGTGGCCCGCTTCCACCGCGAGTCCGAGACGGTCATCGAGCTGCGGCACCCGAACACGATCCAGTTCTACGACTTCGGCGAGCTCGAGGACGGCACGCTGATCATCGTGATGGAGTACATCGAGGGGAAGCCCCTCGCGAACGTGCTCGAGGACGAGGGCGCGATCGATCCCAAGCGCGCCGACAAGATCATCATCCAGATCTGCGGCTCGCTCCACGAGGCGCACCAGCGCGGGGTCGTGCATCGCGATCTCAAGCCCGAGAACGTCCTGCTCACCGATCAGGGCGGCCAGAGCGACTTCGTGAAGGTGCTCGACTTCGGCATCGCCAAGCGCGACGACGCCGAGGATCCCAACCAGGCCAAGCTCACCAAGCAGGGCATGGTGCTCGGCACCCCGCCCTACATGAGCCCGGAGCAGTTCTCGGGGCAGCAGCTCGACGCCCGCTCGGACGTCTACTCCCTCGGCGTGATGGTCTACGAGATGGTCACGGGCAGCCTGCCCTTCACCGCGGCCACGCCGTGGGAGTGGGCGACCAAGCACCTGACCGCGCAGCCCGCGCCGCTCGACGCGCACCCGGCCGGTCAGGCGCTCCCGCACAACAAGAAGCAGGCGGTGATGCGCGCGCTCGCGAAGAACCGCGACGAGCGCCAGGACGGCGTGCTCGCCTTCCTCCAGGAGTTCACCGGGTATCAGGACGCCGACTCGGCGTGGACGATGGCGACCTCGGCCGGCGGCGGCATCGTGCCCAAGTCCCAGCCCGGCGTCGCCCGCGGCCCCGCGCCCACCCCGGGTCCCATGCCCCAGACGGGGTTCGGGCAGGCGGCCACCCCGCCCCCCGGCTACGCGTCCCAGCCCGGCATGCACTCACAGCCGGGACAGCACGGCTACGGCTCCCAGTCCGGCATGCACTCCCAGCCCGGCATGAGCCCGGCCCCCGGGGGTTACGGCGGCTACGGCTCCTCTCCGAGCATGGGCGGCGCGAGCTACCCCGGCTACAGCACGGGGGCCCAGCCCAAGTCCGGAGGCATTCTCGGCAAGCTCGTCGCGGTCGCCGTCATCGGCCTCTTCGTGCTCGTCGGCGCTGGCGGCGGCCTCGCCTGGTGGATGATGCAGGACGACGACCCCGAGCCGGTCGCGACGAACAACAACACCACCCAGACGGGCACGACAGGGACCACCGGCACCACCCCGGTCGATCCCAACGCGACCCCCATGGTCCCGACGTCGCCGATGCAGCCCCTGCAGCCCAACCAGCCGCAGCAGCCCAACCAGCCGCAGCAGCCCGAACAGCCGCAGCAGCCCGAGCCGGAGGCCGTCCAGCCGACCGAGGTCGAGCAGCCCGAAGATCCGCCTGCCACACGCCGCGGACGCCGTGGCACGACGCGCCGGGGCCCCTCGGCCGCCGACGAAGCCCGCGCCCGCGGCCTCGCCGCCACCGGCTTGGGAGCGGCGCGCCGCAACGACTTCGACGGCGCCGTCGCCTCCCTCCAGCAGGCCCAGCGCCTCGTCGGTCGCCGCAGCACGACCACCCGCGAGCTCCAGAACGAGCTGAGCCGCCGCGGCACCAACCAGGTCGGCATCCTGCTCCAGCAGGGCAACTGCGGAGGCGCCCAGCGCCTCTATCGCCAGCTCCGCTCCGTCGGCGCCGCCGGCAACGCCCGCGGCCAGTTCGGCGACTGGTGCCCCGCCCGCTGA